The following are from one region of the Pseudomonas putida genome:
- a CDS encoding class II fumarate hydratase, whose amino-acid sequence MSRIETDSLGPVEVPEDAYWGAQTQRSLINFAIGKERMPIAVLHALALIKKAAARVNDRNGDLPADIARLIEQAADEVLGGQHDDQFPLVVWQTGSGTQSNMNVNEVIAGRANELAGKGRGGKAPVHPNDHVNRSQSSNDCFPTAMHIAAAHAVHDKLLPAIAELSSGLAELSARHHKLVKTGRTHMMDATPITFGQEVSAFVAQLDYAQRAIRATLPAVCELAQGGTAVGTGLNAPHGFAEAIAAELAALSGLPFVTAPNKFAALAGHEPLTSLAGALKTLAVALMKIANDLRLLGSGPRAGLAEVRLPANEPGSSIMPGKVNPTQCEALSMLACQVLGNDAAIGFAASQGHLQLNVFKPVIIHNLLQSIELLADGCRNFQQHCVAGIEPDAEQMAAHLERGLMLVTALNPHIGYDKAAEIAKKAYGEGKTLREAALELKYLTNEQFDQWVRPENMLAPGGKG is encoded by the coding sequence ATGAGCCGTATCGAGACAGACAGCCTGGGCCCGGTCGAAGTTCCTGAGGACGCCTACTGGGGTGCGCAGACCCAGCGTTCGCTGATCAACTTCGCCATTGGCAAGGAACGCATGCCCATCGCGGTGCTGCACGCCCTGGCGCTGATCAAGAAGGCCGCGGCACGCGTCAACGACCGTAATGGCGACTTGCCGGCCGACATCGCCCGGCTGATCGAACAGGCCGCCGACGAAGTGCTGGGCGGCCAGCATGACGACCAGTTCCCGCTGGTGGTCTGGCAGACCGGCAGCGGCACCCAGAGCAACATGAACGTCAACGAAGTGATCGCCGGGCGGGCCAACGAACTGGCCGGCAAGGGCCGTGGCGGCAAGGCGCCCGTGCACCCCAACGACCACGTCAACCGCTCGCAGAGTTCCAACGACTGCTTCCCCACCGCCATGCACATCGCTGCGGCGCACGCGGTACACGACAAGTTGCTGCCAGCCATTGCCGAGCTGTCCTCGGGGCTGGCCGAACTGTCGGCACGCCATCACAAGCTGGTGAAAACCGGCCGCACGCACATGATGGACGCCACGCCGATCACCTTCGGCCAGGAGGTGTCGGCCTTCGTCGCCCAGCTCGACTACGCCCAGCGCGCCATTCGCGCCACCCTGCCGGCGGTGTGCGAACTGGCCCAGGGCGGTACCGCCGTGGGTACCGGGCTCAACGCCCCGCATGGTTTTGCCGAAGCCATCGCCGCCGAACTGGCGGCGCTGTCTGGCCTGCCGTTCGTCACTGCGCCGAACAAGTTCGCGGCCCTGGCCGGCCACGAGCCGCTGACCAGCCTGGCTGGCGCCCTGAAAACCCTGGCCGTGGCCCTGATGAAAATCGCCAACGACCTGCGCCTGCTGGGTTCCGGCCCGCGCGCCGGGCTGGCCGAAGTACGCCTGCCGGCCAACGAGCCGGGCAGCTCGATCATGCCAGGCAAGGTCAACCCGACCCAGTGCGAAGCGTTGTCGATGCTGGCCTGTCAGGTGCTGGGCAACGACGCGGCGATCGGCTTTGCCGCCAGCCAGGGGCATTTGCAGCTGAACGTGTTCAAGCCGGTGATCATTCATAACCTGCTGCAGTCGATCGAATTGCTGGCTGACGGTTGCCGCAATTTCCAGCAGCACTGCGTGGCGGGCATCGAGCCGGATGCCGAGCAGATGGCGGCGCACCTGGAACGGGGGCTGATGTTGGTAACGGCACTGAACCCGCATATTGGCTATGACAAGGCGGCGGAAATTGCCAAGAAGGCCTATGGCGAAGGCAAGACCTTGCGCGAGGCGGCACTGGAGTTGAAGTACCTGACCAATGAGCAGTTCGACCAGTGGGTGAGGCCGGAGAACATGCTGGCTCCGGGTGGCAAGGGCTGA
- a CDS encoding N-acetylglutaminylglutamine amidotransferase — MCGLAGELRFTPIDQAPRPADLAAVERITHHLAPRGPDAWGFHSQGPIALGHRRLKIMDLSDGSAQPMVDNTLGLSLAFNGAIYNFPELRQELQALGYSFWSDGDTEVLLKGYHAWGAALLPKLNGMFALAIWERDNQRLFLARDRLGVKPLYLSRNGERLRFASTLPALLKGGDIDPMLDPVALNHYLNFHAVVPAPRTLLANVQKLEPGTWMRIDRHGEVERQTWWQLHYGANPDERELDLEGWTTRVLDATRDAVAIRQRAAVDVGVLLSGGVDSSLLVGLLREVGVDDLSTFSIGFEDAGGERGDEFQYSDLIARHYGTRHHQLRIAEHEIIDQLPAAFRAMSEPMVSHDCIAFYLLSREVAKHCKGVQSGQGADELFAGYHWYPQVDGAEDAFAAYRDAFFDRSHAEYRDTVQAPWLLETDAAGDFVREHFARPGAPDAVDKALRLDSTVMLVDDPVKRVDNMTMAWGLEARTPFLDYRLVELSARIPARFKLPDGGKHVLKQAARRVIPHEVIDRKKGYFPVPGLKHLEGATLGWVRELLTDPSQDRGLFNPAMLDRLLNNPHGQLTPLRGSKLWQLAALNLWLSEQGI; from the coding sequence ATGTGCGGATTAGCAGGAGAGTTGCGTTTCACCCCCATCGACCAAGCCCCTCGCCCAGCCGACCTGGCTGCGGTAGAGCGCATCACCCACCACCTGGCGCCCCGCGGGCCGGATGCCTGGGGCTTCCATAGCCAAGGCCCGATCGCCCTCGGCCACCGGCGCCTGAAAATCATGGACCTGTCCGACGGCTCGGCGCAGCCGATGGTGGACAACACCCTGGGCCTGTCGTTGGCCTTCAACGGTGCCATCTACAACTTCCCCGAGCTGCGCCAGGAATTGCAGGCGCTGGGCTACAGCTTCTGGTCCGACGGCGACACCGAGGTGCTGCTCAAGGGCTATCACGCCTGGGGCGCGGCTTTGCTGCCCAAGCTCAATGGCATGTTCGCCCTGGCCATCTGGGAGCGCGACAACCAGCGCCTGTTCCTGGCCCGCGACCGCTTGGGCGTAAAACCGTTGTACCTGTCGCGCAACGGCGAGCGCCTGCGTTTCGCCTCGACCCTGCCGGCGCTGCTCAAGGGTGGTGATATCGACCCGATGCTCGACCCGGTGGCTCTCAACCACTATCTGAATTTCCACGCCGTGGTGCCGGCGCCACGCACCCTGCTGGCCAACGTGCAAAAGCTGGAGCCCGGTACCTGGATGCGTATCGACCGCCATGGCGAAGTGGAACGCCAGACCTGGTGGCAGTTGCACTACGGCGCCAACCCTGACGAACGTGAATTGGACCTGGAAGGCTGGACCACCCGCGTGCTCGACGCCACCCGCGACGCCGTGGCCATTCGTCAACGGGCAGCGGTGGACGTGGGTGTGCTGCTGTCAGGCGGGGTCGACTCCAGCCTGCTGGTCGGCCTGCTGCGCGAAGTGGGCGTGGACGATCTGTCGACCTTCTCCATCGGTTTCGAGGATGCCGGCGGCGAACGCGGCGACGAATTCCAGTACTCCGACCTGATCGCCAGGCACTACGGCACCCGTCACCACCAACTGCGCATCGCCGAACACGAGATCATCGACCAGCTGCCAGCCGCCTTCCGCGCCATGAGCGAGCCGATGGTCAGCCACGACTGCATCGCCTTCTACCTGCTGTCGCGCGAAGTGGCCAAGCACTGCAAGGGCGTGCAAAGCGGCCAGGGCGCCGACGAACTGTTCGCCGGCTACCACTGGTACCCGCAGGTGGACGGCGCCGAGGATGCCTTTGCCGCCTACCGCGATGCCTTCTTCGATCGCAGCCACGCCGAGTACCGCGACACCGTGCAGGCCCCCTGGCTGCTGGAAACCGACGCGGCCGGCGACTTCGTCCGTGAACACTTCGCCCGGCCCGGCGCCCCTGACGCGGTAGACAAGGCGCTGCGCCTGGACAGCACGGTAATGCTGGTCGACGACCCGGTCAAACGGGTCGACAACATGACCATGGCCTGGGGCCTGGAGGCGCGCACGCCGTTCCTCGACTACCGCCTGGTGGAGCTGTCGGCGCGCATTCCGGCACGCTTCAAGCTGCCAGACGGCGGCAAGCACGTGCTCAAGCAGGCCGCGCGGCGGGTGATCCCGCACGAGGTGATCGACCGCAAGAAGGGCTACTTCCCGGTGCCGGGCCTGAAGCACCTGGAAGGCGCCACCCTCGGCTGGGTACGTGAACTGCTGACCGACCCCAGCCAGGACCGCGGGCTGTTCAACCCGGCCATGCTTGACCGCTTGCTGAACAACCCGCACGGCCAGTTGACGCCGCTGCGCGGCTCCAAGCTGTGGCAGCTGGCGGCACTGAACCTGTGGCTGAGCGAACAAGGAATCTGA
- the ngg gene encoding N-acetylglutaminylglutamine synthetase, with protein sequence MKAHETAYGQRLLRGQAPSYERLQARLAGDGSQPHDQPRAVHCGWGRLLIGHTYPNPAELAADLLEERPGERDIALYVAAPQQLLAQAPQQLFLDPSDTLRLWFTDYRPAQKVFRGFRVRRAQNPGDWQAINTLYQARGMLPVDAELLTPLHLGGPVYWLAEDEDSGAVIGSVMGLNHAKAFDDPEHGSSLWCLAVDPHCTRPGVGEVLVRHLIEHFMSRGLAYLDLSVLHDNRQAKRLYQKLGFRNLPTFAVKRKNGINEQLFLGPGPQADLNPYARIIVDEALRRGIEVQVDDAAGGLFTLSLGGRRIRCRESLSDLTSAVTMTLCQDKRLTRHALHNAGLQVPAQQLAGNADDNMAFLDEHGAVVVKPVDGEQGQGVAVNLTCIDDITQAVAHARQFDSRVLLESFHAGHDLRIVVIGYEVVAAAIRHPAQVLGDGTHSIRQLIEAQSRRRQAATSGESRIPLDDETERTLRAAGFAYDDVLPAGQRLAVRRTANLHTGGTLEDVTERLHPVLADAAVRAARALEIPVVGLDFMVPDAEQPEYVIIEANERAGLANHEPQPTAERFIDLLFPHSRPLA encoded by the coding sequence ATGAAAGCTCACGAAACTGCTTACGGTCAGCGCCTGCTGCGCGGCCAGGCGCCGTCCTACGAGCGCTTGCAGGCGCGCCTGGCCGGCGATGGCAGCCAGCCCCACGACCAGCCGCGGGCCGTGCATTGCGGCTGGGGCCGACTGCTGATCGGCCACACCTACCCCAACCCGGCCGAGCTGGCCGCCGACCTGCTGGAAGAGCGCCCCGGCGAGCGCGACATCGCCCTGTACGTGGCCGCGCCACAGCAGCTGCTGGCCCAGGCCCCGCAGCAGTTGTTCCTCGACCCGTCCGACACCCTGCGCCTGTGGTTCACCGACTACCGCCCGGCGCAAAAGGTGTTCCGCGGCTTCCGCGTGCGCCGGGCGCAGAACCCGGGCGACTGGCAGGCAATCAACACCCTGTACCAGGCGCGCGGCATGCTACCGGTCGACGCCGAACTGCTCACGCCCCTGCACCTGGGCGGCCCGGTGTACTGGCTGGCCGAGGACGAAGACAGCGGCGCGGTGATCGGCAGCGTCATGGGCCTGAACCACGCCAAGGCGTTCGACGACCCCGAACACGGCAGTAGCCTGTGGTGCCTGGCGGTCGACCCGCATTGCACCCGCCCGGGCGTGGGTGAAGTGCTGGTGCGCCACCTGATCGAACACTTCATGAGCCGCGGCCTGGCCTACCTGGACCTGTCAGTGCTGCACGACAACCGCCAGGCCAAGCGCCTGTACCAGAAGCTGGGTTTTCGCAACCTGCCAACCTTCGCGGTCAAGCGCAAGAACGGCATCAACGAGCAGCTGTTTCTCGGGCCTGGGCCGCAAGCCGATCTCAACCCGTACGCACGCATCATTGTCGACGAAGCGCTGCGTCGAGGCATCGAGGTACAGGTGGACGATGCCGCCGGCGGCCTGTTCACCCTCAGCCTGGGCGGGCGCCGCATTCGCTGCCGTGAGTCGCTCAGCGACCTGACCAGCGCCGTGACCATGACCCTGTGCCAGGACAAGCGCCTGACCCGGCATGCCCTGCACAACGCCGGGCTGCAGGTGCCCGCGCAACAGTTGGCTGGCAATGCCGACGACAACATGGCGTTTCTTGACGAGCATGGCGCGGTGGTGGTCAAGCCGGTCGATGGCGAGCAAGGCCAGGGAGTGGCGGTGAACCTCACCTGCATCGACGACATCACCCAGGCCGTGGCGCATGCCCGCCAGTTCGACAGCCGCGTATTGCTGGAAAGCTTCCATGCCGGGCATGACCTGCGCATCGTGGTGATCGGCTACGAAGTGGTGGCCGCCGCCATCCGTCACCCGGCGCAAGTGCTGGGCGATGGCACGCACAGTATCCGCCAGCTGATCGAGGCCCAGAGCCGTCGGCGCCAGGCCGCAACCAGTGGCGAAAGCCGCATTCCGCTGGACGACGAAACCGAGCGCACCCTGCGCGCGGCGGGCTTTGCTTATGACGATGTGTTGCCCGCCGGCCAGCGCCTGGCCGTACGGCGCACCGCCAACCTGCATACCGGCGGCACCCTGGAAGACGTGACCGAACGCCTGCACCCGGTGCTGGCCGACGCCGCCGTGCGCGCTGCACGGGCGCTGGAGATTCCGGTGGTAGGGCTGGACTTCATGGTGCCTGATGCCGAGCAACCGGAGTACGTGATCATCGAGGCCAACGAGCGTGCCGGGTTGGCCAACCATGAACCGCAGCCGACCGCCGAGCGTTTTATCGACCTGCTGTTTCCGCATAGCCGGCCTTTGGCGTAA
- a CDS encoding osmoprotectant NAGGN system M42 family peptidase: protein MSDRHPEPDLDYLKRVLLEMLAIPSPTGFTDTIVRYVAERLDELGVPFELTRRGTIRATLKGRQTSPDRAVSAHLDTIGATVRQLQDNGRLALAAVGCWSSRFAEGSRVSVFTDTGVYRGSVLPLMASGHAFNTAIDQMPISWEHVEVRLDAYCATRADCEALGVSIGDFVAFDPLPEFTESGHISARHLDDKAGVAALLTALKAVVESGRQPLIDCHPLFTITEETGSGAAGALPWDVSEFVGIDIAPVAPGQASSEHAVSVAMQDSSGPYDYHLSRHLLKLAGDHDLPVRRDMFRYYFSDAHSAVTAGHDIRTALVAFGCDATHGYERTHIDSLAALSRLLSAYLLSPPVFASDSQPANASLERFSHQLEHDAQMESDTRVPAVDSLVGNKG from the coding sequence ATGTCCGACCGACATCCCGAACCCGATCTCGACTACCTCAAACGCGTGCTGCTGGAGATGCTCGCTATCCCCAGCCCCACCGGTTTCACCGACACCATCGTGCGCTACGTGGCCGAACGCCTGGACGAGCTGGGCGTGCCCTTCGAGCTGACCCGCCGCGGCACCATCCGCGCCACCCTCAAAGGCCGGCAGACCTCACCCGACCGTGCCGTGTCCGCCCACCTGGACACCATCGGCGCCACCGTGCGCCAGTTGCAAGACAACGGCCGCCTGGCCCTGGCAGCGGTCGGCTGCTGGTCCAGCCGCTTCGCCGAAGGCAGCCGGGTCAGCGTATTCACCGATACTGGCGTTTACCGTGGCAGCGTGCTGCCGCTGATGGCCAGCGGGCATGCCTTCAATACCGCCATCGACCAGATGCCGATCAGCTGGGAACATGTGGAGGTACGCCTGGACGCCTACTGCGCCACCCGTGCCGACTGCGAGGCACTGGGTGTGAGCATCGGTGATTTCGTAGCCTTCGACCCACTGCCCGAATTCACCGAAAGCGGCCACATCAGCGCCCGCCACCTGGACGACAAGGCCGGTGTGGCAGCGCTGCTGACGGCGCTGAAGGCTGTGGTGGAAAGCGGTCGCCAACCGCTGATCGACTGCCATCCATTGTTCACCATCACCGAGGAGACCGGCTCGGGGGCGGCTGGCGCCCTGCCCTGGGATGTCAGCGAGTTCGTCGGCATCGACATTGCTCCGGTGGCACCCGGGCAGGCCTCCAGCGAGCATGCGGTGAGCGTGGCCATGCAGGATTCGTCGGGGCCTTACGACTACCACCTGTCCCGGCACCTGCTGAAGCTGGCCGGTGACCACGACCTGCCGGTGCGGCGCGATATGTTTCGCTACTACTTCAGCGATGCCCATTCGGCAGTGACCGCGGGGCACGATATTCGTACCGCGCTTGTGGCCTTTGGATGCGATGCTACCCATGGGTACGAGCGCACACACATCGACAGCCTGGCGGCGTTGAGCCGGTTGTTGTCTGCATACCTGCTGAGCCCGCCAGTGTTTGCCAGTGATTCGCAGCCGGCCAATGCGTCGTTGGAGCGCTTCAGCCACCAGCTGGAACATGATGCGCAGATGGAGAGCGATACGCGGGTGCCGGCGGTGGATAGCCTGGTTGGCAACAAGGGCTGA
- the mnmC gene encoding bifunctional tRNA (5-methylaminomethyl-2-thiouridine)(34)-methyltransferase MnmD/FAD-dependent 5-carboxymethylaminomethyl-2-thiouridine(34) oxidoreductase MnmC: protein MSTLLQHAQIDWDDQGRPHSRQYDDVYFAVNEGIEETRHVFLGQTRLAERFADLAPHACMVIGETGFGTGMNFYCAWQLFEQHAHAKARLHFISVEKYPLGRDDLARAIRLWPELAAYSQPLLEQYVAVHPGFQQFTFNDGRVTLTLLIGDVLEQLPQLDAQIDVWFLDGFAPAKNPDMWTPELFAQLARLSHPGTVLGTFTTTGWVRRSLVDAGFAMKKVPGIGKKWEVMSGAYVGPVPNPGAPWYARPAAAAGPREALVVGAGLAGSTTAASLARRGWQVTVLERHDAPAREASGNPQGVLYLKLSAHGTALSQMILAGFGYTRRQLQRLQRGRDWDACGVLQLAFDSKEAERQGKLAAAFEHGLLHSLERAEAEAIAGVALPAGGLFYPEGGWVHPPALCQQQLQHPGIRLVTHQEVLELRKVDRQWQAWAGERLLASAPVVVLAGAADVQRFEPCAQLPLKRIRGQITRLPATASSRALRTVVCAEGYVAPPRADEHTLGASFDFHSTDLAPTVAEHQGNLALLDEISLDLARRLGTAELDPGQLQGRAAFRCTSPDYLPIVGPVADAQAFAEAYAVLGRDARQVPDEACPWLDGLYVNSGHGSRGLITAPLSGELVAAWVCGEPLPLPRAVAEACHPNRFALRRLIRGK, encoded by the coding sequence ATGTCCACCCTCCTCCAGCACGCCCAGATCGACTGGGACGACCAGGGCCGCCCCCACTCGCGGCAATACGACGACGTCTATTTCGCGGTCAACGAAGGCATCGAAGAAACCAGGCACGTGTTTCTTGGGCAAACCCGCCTGGCCGAGCGCTTTGCCGACCTCGCCCCGCACGCCTGCATGGTGATCGGCGAAACCGGTTTCGGCACCGGCATGAACTTCTACTGTGCCTGGCAACTGTTCGAGCAACACGCCCACGCCAAGGCTCGCCTGCATTTCATCAGTGTCGAAAAGTACCCCCTCGGTCGCGACGATCTGGCCCGCGCCATACGCTTGTGGCCGGAACTGGCAGCCTACAGCCAGCCCCTGCTGGAGCAGTACGTGGCCGTGCACCCGGGCTTTCAGCAGTTCACCTTCAATGATGGCCGGGTCACCCTCACCCTGCTGATCGGCGACGTACTGGAACAGCTGCCGCAACTCGATGCGCAGATCGATGTGTGGTTCCTCGACGGCTTCGCCCCGGCCAAGAACCCCGACATGTGGACCCCGGAGCTGTTCGCGCAACTGGCGCGGCTGTCACACCCAGGCACGGTGCTGGGCACGTTCACCACCACCGGCTGGGTACGCCGCAGCCTGGTCGATGCTGGCTTCGCGATGAAGAAGGTGCCAGGCATCGGCAAGAAATGGGAAGTGATGAGCGGCGCCTATGTCGGCCCCGTGCCCAACCCTGGCGCGCCGTGGTACGCACGCCCGGCTGCCGCAGCCGGGCCGCGCGAAGCACTGGTGGTCGGTGCCGGGCTAGCCGGCAGCACCACCGCCGCCAGCCTGGCCCGGCGAGGCTGGCAGGTGACCGTACTGGAACGCCACGATGCCCCGGCACGGGAAGCTTCGGGTAACCCGCAAGGGGTGCTGTACCTCAAACTGTCCGCCCATGGCACGGCGTTATCGCAGATGATCCTGGCCGGTTTCGGCTACACCCGGCGCCAGTTGCAGCGGCTGCAGCGTGGCCGCGACTGGGATGCCTGTGGCGTGCTGCAACTGGCCTTCGACAGCAAGGAAGCCGAACGCCAGGGCAAACTGGCCGCCGCCTTCGAACATGGCCTGCTGCACTCGCTGGAACGTGCAGAGGCCGAAGCCATCGCCGGGGTGGCCTTGCCGGCGGGTGGGCTGTTCTATCCCGAAGGTGGCTGGGTGCATCCACCGGCGCTGTGCCAGCAGCAGTTGCAGCACCCGGGTATTCGCCTGGTCACGCACCAGGAAGTGCTCGAGTTGCGCAAGGTCGACAGGCAGTGGCAAGCCTGGGCGGGGGAACGCCTGCTGGCCAGCGCGCCGGTGGTGGTGCTGGCTGGTGCCGCCGACGTGCAGCGCTTCGAGCCGTGCGCGCAGCTGCCGCTCAAGCGCATCCGCGGGCAGATCACCCGCCTGCCGGCCACCGCCAGCAGCCGCGCGCTGCGCACCGTGGTGTGTGCGGAAGGCTATGTGGCGCCGCCGCGCGCAGATGAACATACCTTGGGCGCGAGTTTCGACTTCCATAGCACAGACCTGGCGCCGACTGTGGCCGAGCACCAGGGCAACCTGGCATTGCTGGACGAAATTTCGCTCGACCTGGCCCGGCGCCTGGGCACCGCCGAGCTGGACCCTGGGCAATTGCAGGGGCGTGCGGCGTTCCGTTGCACCAGCCCGGATTACCTGCCGATCGTCGGGCCGGTGGCAGATGCACAGGCGTTTGCCGAGGCTTACGCGGTGCTGGGCCGGGACGCGCGGCAGGTGCCGGATGAGGCCTGCCCTTGGCTGGATGGGTTGTATGTGAACAGCGGGCATGGCTCGCGCGGGTTGATCACGGCGCCGTTGAGCGGCGAACTGGTGGCGGCGTGGGTGTGCGGGGAACCGCTGCCATTGCCACGGGCAGTGGCGGAGGCGTGCCACCCGAACCGGTTTGCCTTGCGCAGGTTGATTCGAGGCAAGTGA
- the pap gene encoding polyphosphate:AMP phosphotransferase — translation MFESAEIGHSIDKETYDAEVPALREALLEAQYELKQQARFPVIVLINGIEGAGKGETVKLLNEWMDPRMIDVLTFDQQTDEELARPPAWRYWRALPPKGRMGVFFGNWYSQMLQGRVHGVFKDAVLDQAITGAERLEEMLCDEGALIIKFWFHLSKKQMKARLKSLKDDPLHSWKISPLDWQQSETYDRFVRFGERVLRRTSRDYAPWHIIEGVDPNYRSLAVGRILLESLQAALANNPKGKHQGNVAPLGRSIDQRSLLGALDMTLRLDKSDYQEQLVTEQARLAGLLRDKRMRRHALVAVFEGNDAAGKGGAIRRVAAALDPRQYRIVPIAAPTEEERAQPYLWRFWRHIPARGKFTIFDRSWYGRVLVERVEGFCSPADWMRAYSEINDFEEQLVNAGTVVVKFWLAIDQQTQLERFEEREQIPFKRYKITEDDWRNRDKWDDYVQAVGDMVDRTSTEIAPWTLVEANDKRWARVKVLRTINQALEAAFATDKK, via the coding sequence ATGTTCGAATCCGCCGAAATCGGCCACAGCATCGACAAGGAGACTTACGACGCCGAGGTACCCGCTTTGCGCGAGGCCCTGCTCGAAGCCCAGTACGAACTCAAGCAGCAGGCGCGCTTCCCGGTGATCGTGCTGATCAACGGCATCGAAGGCGCGGGCAAGGGCGAGACGGTCAAGCTGCTCAACGAGTGGATGGACCCGCGCATGATCGATGTACTCACCTTCGACCAGCAGACCGACGAAGAGCTGGCCCGCCCGCCGGCCTGGCGTTACTGGCGGGCCCTGCCCCCGAAGGGGCGGATGGGCGTGTTCTTCGGCAACTGGTACAGCCAGATGCTGCAGGGGCGGGTACACGGGGTGTTCAAGGATGCCGTGCTCGACCAGGCCATCACCGGCGCCGAACGGCTCGAGGAGATGCTGTGCGACGAAGGGGCGCTGATCATCAAGTTCTGGTTCCACCTGTCCAAGAAGCAGATGAAGGCGCGGCTGAAGTCGCTCAAGGACGACCCGCTGCACAGCTGGAAGATCAGCCCGCTGGACTGGCAGCAGTCGGAAACCTACGACCGTTTCGTGCGCTTTGGCGAGCGCGTGCTGCGCCGCACCAGCCGCGATTATGCGCCGTGGCATATCATCGAGGGCGTCGACCCGAACTACCGCAGCCTGGCGGTAGGGCGCATCCTGCTGGAAAGCCTGCAGGCAGCATTGGCCAACAACCCCAAAGGCAAGCACCAGGGCAACGTCGCCCCGCTGGGCCGCAGCATCGACCAGCGCAGCCTGCTCGGCGCGCTGGACATGACCCTGCGCCTGGACAAGTCCGACTACCAGGAGCAACTGGTCACCGAGCAGGCCCGCCTGGCCGGCCTGCTGCGCGACAAGCGTATGCGCCGGCATGCCTTGGTGGCGGTGTTCGAAGGCAACGACGCTGCCGGCAAGGGCGGTGCCATCCGCCGCGTGGCCGCCGCGCTGGACCCGCGCCAGTATCGTATCGTGCCGATTGCCGCACCCACTGAAGAAGAGCGCGCACAACCCTACCTGTGGCGGTTCTGGCGGCACATTCCGGCGCGCGGCAAGTTCACCATCTTCGACCGCTCCTGGTATGGCCGGGTGCTGGTGGAGCGGGTGGAAGGCTTCTGCAGCCCGGCCGACTGGATGCGCGCCTACAGCGAGATCAACGATTTTGAAGAGCAGTTGGTCAATGCCGGCACGGTGGTGGTCAAGTTCTGGCTGGCGATCGACCAGCAGACCCAGCTGGAGCGTTTCGAAGAGCGCGAGCAGATCCCGTTCAAGCGCTACAAGATCACCGAAGATGACTGGCGCAACCGCGACAAGTGGGACGACTATGTCCAGGCGGTGGGGGACATGGTCGACCGCACCAGCACCGAGATCGCGCCGTGGACGCTGGTGGAGGCCAACGACAAGCGCTGGGCGCGGGTGAAGGTGTTGCGCACGATCAACCAGGCGCTCGAGGCGGCGTTTGCCACGGACAAGAAATAG
- a CDS encoding DMT family transporter → MHTTSGRWGYGLFLALLTALLWGILPIKLKQVLQVVDPVTVTWYRLLVSGGLLFAWLAAKRRLPSFGKLAPKGKGLVAVAVLGLMGNYVLYLIGLNLLSPGTAQLVVQLGPVLLLVASVFVFRERFSLGQGVGLLILLAGFGLFFNQRLEELLTSLGTYTTGVLTILLATSIWVFYALSQKQLLTVWNSQQVMMVIYLSCAALLTPWAHPLEALQLTPVQGWLLLACCLNTLVAYGAFAEALAHWEASRVSATLALTPLVTFVAVALAAVVWPEYVQAEDINALGYVGAVTVVLGSAVVALGPSLVAGWRARRARLAQVH, encoded by the coding sequence ATGCATACCACTTCCGGCCGCTGGGGCTATGGCCTGTTCCTGGCACTTCTGACCGCGTTGCTCTGGGGCATCCTGCCGATCAAGCTCAAGCAGGTGCTGCAAGTGGTCGACCCGGTCACCGTCACCTGGTACCGCCTGCTGGTCTCCGGTGGCCTGCTGTTCGCCTGGCTGGCCGCCAAGCGCAGGTTGCCTTCCTTCGGCAAACTGGCGCCCAAGGGCAAGGGCCTGGTGGCAGTGGCCGTGCTCGGCCTGATGGGCAACTACGTGCTGTACCTGATCGGCCTCAATTTGCTCAGCCCGGGCACCGCGCAACTGGTCGTGCAGCTCGGCCCGGTGCTGTTGCTGGTGGCCAGCGTGTTCGTGTTCCGCGAGCGTTTCAGCCTTGGGCAGGGCGTGGGCCTGCTGATCCTGCTGGCGGGGTTCGGGCTGTTTTTCAACCAGCGCCTGGAAGAGCTGCTGACCTCGCTCGGCACCTACACCACCGGGGTGCTGACCATCCTGCTGGCTACCAGCATCTGGGTGTTCTATGCGCTTAGCCAGAAGCAGCTGCTGACCGTGTGGAATTCGCAGCAGGTAATGATGGTGATCTACCTCAGCTGCGCCGCGCTGTTGACGCCCTGGGCCCACCCGTTGGAGGCGTTGCAGCTGACCCCGGTGCAAGGCTGGCTGTTGCTGGCCTGTTGCCTGAATACCCTGGTGGCCTACGGTGCGTTCGCCGAAGCGCTGGCCCACTGGGAGGCATCGCGGGTGAGTGCCACGCTGGCGCTTACGCCGCTGGTGACCTTTGTCGCGGTGGCGCTGGCGGCAGTGGTGTGGCCTGAGTATGTGCAGGCCGAGGACATCAATGCTCTGGGCTATGTGGGAGCGGTGACCGTGGTGCTGGGCTCGGCGGTGGTGGCGCTGGGGCCGTCGCTGGTGGCCGGGTGGCGGGCGCGCAGGGCGCGGTTGGCCCAGGTTCATTGA